A window from Branchiostoma floridae strain S238N-H82 chromosome 16, Bfl_VNyyK, whole genome shotgun sequence encodes these proteins:
- the LOC118403493 gene encoding oncoprotein-induced transcript 3 protein-like, with translation MPSNYIELNEAWRNVQQTNDGREIRCDSGFAGEWYRFTGAAGDVMPTQAPPSTYMCSSAAPMWMNGQHPTLADGEVSRQVCAYYSGDTCEWDTTIQVRACSGGYFVYKLPPAPMCDLTYCGTQLLIRE, from the coding sequence ATGCCCAGCAACTACATCGAACTGAATGAGGCATGGCGCAACGTTCAACAGACCAATGATGGTAGAGAGATTAGATGTGACAGTGGGTTTGCCGGAGAGTGGTACCGCTTCACGGGTGCTGCGGGAGATGTCATGCCGACACAGGCACCACCGAGCACGTACATGTGCAGCTCCGCCGCCCCGATGTGGATGAACGGACAACATCCCACCCTTGCTGACGGTGAAGTCTCCCGCCAGGTGTGTGCGTACTACAGTGGTGACACCTGTGAGTGGGACACAACCATCCAGGTGCGGGCCTGCAGCGGCGGCTACTTCGTGTATAAACTCCCCCCCGCTCCTATGTGCGACCTGACCTACTGTGGGACCCAGTTGCTGATTCGTGAGTGA